From a single Okeanomitos corallinicola TIOX110 genomic region:
- the rlmB gene encoding 23S rRNA (guanosine(2251)-2'-O)-methyltransferase RlmB produces MTNQPKKINHPDKPKRSQPIKIKGKRVINPIRNHSNAEVKPISRKPRLSHHSSQPSSEIKPPEDNDMIYGRHPVLTALENQRNLNRIWITSRLRYDPRFHHLILQAKDNGTVIDEVEPKRLDQITDGANHQGIAAQVAPYAYLELEDLITQAKTVTDPVIVVADGITDPHNLGAIIRTAEAIGAQGLVIPQRRAAGITSSVVKVAAGALENFSVSRVVNLSRSLEQLKEAGFWIYGTAVTGSEPIHTVKFSGPIVLVIGGEGEGLSMLTQRSCDVLVSIPLQGKTPSLNASVASGMALYEIYRQRLLNTHYLDRLHTFSCKK; encoded by the coding sequence ATGACTAACCAACCGAAAAAAATCAATCACCCAGACAAACCAAAACGTAGCCAACCTATAAAAATCAAAGGTAAGCGCGTTATCAATCCCATTCGTAATCACAGTAACGCCGAAGTCAAGCCGATTTCTCGCAAACCTCGGCTATCTCACCATTCCTCCCAACCATCTTCAGAAATTAAACCCCCTGAAGATAATGATATGATTTATGGCCGTCACCCGGTCTTAACAGCCCTAGAAAATCAACGTAATCTCAACCGAATTTGGATTACTTCTCGTCTGCGTTATGATCCTCGCTTTCATCATTTGATTCTCCAAGCTAAGGATAATGGCACAGTCATTGATGAAGTTGAACCTAAGCGTTTAGATCAAATTACTGATGGGGCAAATCATCAAGGTATAGCAGCTCAGGTTGCTCCCTATGCTTATTTAGAATTAGAAGATTTAATTACACAAGCAAAAACCGTCACTGATCCCGTGATTGTAGTTGCTGATGGGATCACTGATCCTCATAACTTGGGGGCAATTATCCGCACCGCCGAAGCAATAGGCGCGCAAGGATTAGTAATTCCCCAAAGAAGGGCTGCGGGAATCACTTCTTCTGTTGTCAAAGTGGCAGCAGGTGCTTTAGAAAACTTTTCTGTTTCTAGAGTCGTAAATCTTAGCCGTTCTTTAGAACAACTCAAAGAAGCTGGTTTTTGGATTTATGGAACAGCGGTTACAGGTAGTGAACCCATACATACAGTCAAATTTAGTGGGCCGATTGTTTTAGTCATCGGTGGTGAAGGCGAAGGTCTGAGTATGTTGACACAACGTTCCTGTGATGTTTTAGTCTCCATTCCCTTACAGGGTAAGACTCCTAGCCTTAATGCCTCCGTAGCATCAGGTATGGCTCTTTATGAAATTTATCGCCAAAGGTTGCTAAATACTCATTATCTTGATAGATTACACACATTTTCCTGCAAAAAATAA
- a CDS encoding DUF1816 domain-containing protein — MQTIWHNLKEGLISLSNGLGFAWWVEIVTQSPSCTYYFGPFISSVDANLASKGYVEDLETEGAQGIIVNVKRCKPYVLTIAEDLGERIDRKVKPAFSGQM; from the coding sequence ATGCAAACTATTTGGCATAATCTTAAAGAAGGGCTAATTAGCTTATCTAACGGTCTTGGCTTCGCTTGGTGGGTGGAGATTGTCACCCAAAGTCCTAGTTGCACATACTACTTTGGCCCATTTATCAGCTCGGTAGATGCAAACTTGGCTAGCAAAGGGTATGTGGAGGATTTAGAAACTGAAGGAGCGCAAGGCATTATAGTCAATGTCAAGCGTTGTAAACCTTATGTTTTAACAATTGCTGAAGACCTGGGGGAAAGGATTGACCGTAAAGTAAAGCCTGCCTTTAGCGGTCAAATGTAA
- a CDS encoding alpha/beta hydrolase, which translates to MNHQPLHVYIQGRGFPILALHGHPGSGRNVSVFTDHLSKRFQTLAPDLRGYGKSHCNEDFNMHDHLEDLEALLDSLEIEKCLVVGWSLGGILAMELALRLPERVTGLILVATSAKPWGSHPPISWQDNVYTGVAGILNYIKPGWFWNIETFGKRSLFRYLIQQHTPTAYSYIAKEAVPAYLQTSNYATRALYSAIKTGYNRLPDLEKIPCPSLVLAGDEDRHITAASSLETAKHLKNSQWQSYPNTAHLFPWEIPQQLLGDIDHWLEAHPEVIFDIPPRPKGARIP; encoded by the coding sequence ATGAATCATCAACCTCTTCATGTTTACATTCAAGGTCGAGGATTTCCTATACTTGCTTTACATGGTCATCCTGGCAGTGGACGTAATGTTTCTGTTTTTACTGATCATTTATCAAAACGCTTTCAAACCCTTGCTCCAGATTTGCGTGGCTATGGCAAAAGTCACTGTAACGAAGATTTTAATATGCACGACCATTTAGAGGACTTAGAAGCCCTCCTAGATAGCTTGGAGATAGAAAAATGTTTAGTGGTTGGTTGGTCATTGGGGGGAATTTTGGCAATGGAATTAGCATTGCGTTTACCCGAACGAGTCACAGGGCTAATTTTAGTTGCAACCTCCGCTAAACCCTGGGGAAGTCATCCGCCTATCTCTTGGCAGGATAATGTTTATACTGGTGTGGCAGGAATATTAAACTATATTAAACCTGGTTGGTTTTGGAATATTGAAACCTTTGGCAAGCGATCGCTATTTCGTTATTTGATTCAACAGCATACACCCACAGCTTACAGTTATATTGCTAAGGAAGCTGTACCAGCTTATTTACAAACTTCTAACTATGCCACTCGCGCTCTCTACAGTGCCATTAAAACCGGATATAACCGATTACCAGACCTAGAAAAAATCCCATGTCCGAGTTTGGTACTAGCTGGGGATGAAGATCGTCACATTACAGCTGCTTCTAGTTTAGAAACAGCAAAACATCTAAAAAACTCCCAATGGCAATCTTACCCCAACACAGCCCATCTCTTCCCTTGGGAAATACCCCAACAGTTACTAGGCGATATTGACCATTGGTTAGAAGCACATCCAGAAGTAATTTTTGACATACCTCCTCGTCCTAAAGGAGCGAGGATTCCTTGA
- a CDS encoding diguanylate cyclase gives MKLFNPEDCLILVVDDVKMNLQIMANILDKEGYEVTLASNGYQALERVYSAQPDLILLDLMMPEINGLEVCEKIQCNPELADIPIIFLSASQEQDHLLKAFEKGAVDYLTKPFNTGELLARVKMHLELKYSRQKLKKLLEEQVALVQQLEKLANTDTLTGIWNRRYLLIVAEQEIKRSQRYNFSFSVLLIDIDKFKKINDTYGHNVGDEVIIFMTQIVINNLRKPDCFGRFGGEEFVVLLPETDTDEALIVAERIRTSIQNQSITVEDKQVSITISIGVSGYHLGDKTIDTMIQRADQALYQAKNQGRNRVIIHHID, from the coding sequence ATGAAGCTTTTTAATCCGGAAGACTGCTTAATTTTAGTAGTTGATGATGTGAAAATGAATTTACAAATCATGGCCAACATTTTAGATAAAGAAGGTTATGAGGTAACTTTAGCTTCTAATGGTTATCAAGCCTTAGAGCGTGTTTATTCGGCCCAACCAGATTTAATTTTACTAGATTTGATGATGCCAGAAATAAATGGTTTAGAAGTATGTGAAAAAATTCAATGTAATCCAGAATTAGCAGATATTCCCATTATTTTTCTTTCTGCAAGTCAAGAGCAAGATCATTTACTTAAAGCCTTTGAGAAAGGAGCAGTTGATTATCTGACAAAACCTTTTAATACTGGCGAACTTTTGGCTAGGGTAAAAATGCACTTGGAATTAAAATATTCGCGACAAAAATTAAAAAAACTACTAGAAGAACAAGTAGCATTAGTTCAACAATTAGAGAAGTTAGCTAATACAGATACGTTAACAGGAATTTGGAATCGTCGTTATCTTTTAATAGTAGCAGAACAAGAAATAAAACGTAGTCAGAGATATAATTTTTCCTTTTCCGTACTCTTAATAGATATTGATAAGTTTAAAAAAATCAATGATACCTACGGACATAATGTAGGTGATGAAGTAATTATTTTTATGACTCAAATAGTCATTAATAATTTACGTAAACCAGATTGTTTTGGCAGATTTGGTGGTGAGGAATTTGTCGTATTACTACCAGAAACAGATACAGATGAAGCTTTAATAGTAGCTGAAAGAATTAGAACCAGTATTCAAAATCAATCTATCACTGTTGAAGATAAACAAGTGTCAATAACGATCAGTATTGGTGTGTCTGGTTATCATTTGGGAGATAAGACCATTGACACTATGATTCAACGAGCAGATCAGGCACTTTATCAAGCAAAAAATCAAGGACGTAACCGAGTAATTATACATCATATTGATTAA
- a CDS encoding CBS domain-containing protein, whose product MKSANPLPNQHVNKFIQRHFATVGPNASLLEVLQIMSLVVDAATSGSPRPTCVLVVDNQQLVGLLTERDLVKLSAQQRNFRETKVHEVMTRELITCQESAVQEIMTALNLLHKHKIRHLPVINSQKQPVGLVTPSSIHSVLQPADLLKCCYVREVMAENVIHAPPTATVLELAQIMASHHVSCVVIGNECKPGNKPGNIQPVGIITEQDIVKFQHLQINLRELKAGQVMSSPVLFVNLDDSLWETHQKMQQQNVRQLVVTNKEGNLVGILTQTNILRAVDIKELHQIIDILQQQVERLENEKIHLLQRLNSDLQAQVSDNNSKLQTQSQSNQLLADSEQQYRILVTHAPVGIFQADEQSKCLYVNPHWSELTGISALEAMDEGWEKTLHPDDRENILTEWNNSTQKSGYFSMEYRVCRPDGEIVWVSAQAVAAQNPAGEVVHYFGTLMDITARKQAEQELNLKNLALEQAKQEAETANQAKSEFLANMSHEIRTPMNAILGFADLLKSEVIKPDIVSYIQAITSSGKTLLALINDILDLSKIEAGKLELYYEPVNLRELIAEILQIFSLNAIEKNIILQSNIEEEIPQFIYIDQVRLRQILFNVVGNAIKFTESGYIKIHIRCQFYLTDTEEKVWLEIAVEDTGIGIAREQQQSIFEAFFQSSSKSNRKYGGTGLGLAITKRLMNMMGGIITLQSELGQGSIFTFVFPAVSPTTELKEIVTQSSLDYDLNQFTPSTILAVDDVVSNRNLIQAYFHQTHHQILLAEDGKQAIDLLEIYNPDLILLDLRMPVIDGKEAAQYLKQNEKTKRIPIIILTASSQPEDKYELEQICEGFLYKPVSCVQLVKELKKHLAPIVNIETEHHFNSLNNSQKKLQSLNIYVNVDELLLKLKQQEETTWQNVRKTFKIREMKQFIQLLKTWGKEHQCDLLSDYAENLQTKLDTFDIDEIPGIVEQFPSVRQAIESLI is encoded by the coding sequence ATGAAATCTGCAAATCCTCTACCAAATCAGCACGTTAACAAATTTATTCAGCGTCATTTTGCAACAGTCGGCCCCAATGCCAGTTTACTGGAAGTATTACAAATTATGAGTTTAGTGGTTGACGCTGCTACCAGTGGATCCCCACGCCCTACTTGCGTTTTAGTCGTGGACAACCAGCAACTTGTTGGTCTGTTAACAGAACGAGATTTAGTGAAATTATCAGCACAACAACGTAATTTTCGAGAAACGAAAGTTCACGAAGTCATGACTAGGGAGTTGATCACCTGTCAAGAATCAGCAGTGCAAGAAATAATGACAGCGCTTAACCTCCTACATAAACATAAAATTCGTCATTTACCAGTTATCAACTCACAGAAGCAACCAGTAGGTTTAGTCACACCATCAAGTATTCACAGTGTCCTACAACCAGCAGATTTACTCAAGTGTTGTTATGTCAGAGAAGTAATGGCAGAAAATGTCATTCATGCTCCTCCCACAGCTACGGTACTGGAATTAGCACAAATTATGGCTTCTCATCATGTAAGTTGTGTAGTTATTGGTAATGAATGTAAACCTGGAAATAAACCTGGAAACATCCAGCCTGTAGGAATTATTACAGAACAGGATATTGTTAAATTCCAACATTTACAAATTAACTTGAGGGAACTAAAAGCCGGACAAGTAATGAGTTCCCCTGTGCTTTTTGTTAATCTTGATGATTCTCTCTGGGAAACCCATCAAAAAATGCAGCAACAAAATGTGCGGCAATTGGTAGTGACTAACAAAGAGGGTAATTTAGTCGGAATTTTAACCCAGACAAATATTTTACGGGCTGTAGATATTAAAGAACTACACCAAATTATTGACATCTTGCAACAGCAGGTAGAAAGACTAGAAAATGAAAAAATACATTTACTTCAACGCCTCAATTCTGATTTGCAAGCACAAGTAAGCGACAATAACAGCAAATTACAAACCCAAAGTCAAAGTAACCAACTTTTAGCCGATAGTGAACAACAGTACAGAATTTTAGTCACTCATGCACCCGTCGGTATTTTCCAAGCAGACGAACAGAGTAAATGCTTATATGTTAATCCTCATTGGTCAGAATTAACTGGAATTTCTGCCCTAGAAGCCATGGATGAAGGATGGGAAAAAACACTTCATCCCGATGATCGGGAAAACATTTTGACTGAGTGGAATAATTCTACTCAAAAAAGTGGTTATTTCTCAATGGAATACCGTGTCTGTAGGCCTGATGGAGAAATAGTTTGGGTATCTGCTCAAGCAGTGGCTGCACAAAATCCAGCAGGTGAAGTTGTTCATTACTTCGGGACTTTGATGGATATCACAGCGCGCAAACAAGCTGAACAGGAACTAAACTTGAAAAATTTAGCTCTAGAGCAGGCAAAACAGGAAGCGGAAACAGCTAACCAAGCTAAAAGCGAATTTCTGGCTAATATGAGTCACGAAATCCGCACACCGATGAATGCTATTTTGGGTTTTGCCGATTTATTAAAATCGGAGGTCATAAAACCGGATATAGTTTCTTATATTCAAGCTATTACCTCCAGTGGTAAAACTTTACTGGCATTAATTAATGATATTCTTGACCTATCTAAAATTGAAGCAGGTAAACTAGAACTTTACTATGAACCTGTTAATTTACGAGAATTAATTGCAGAAATATTACAAATATTTAGTCTCAATGCTATAGAAAAAAATATCATTTTGCAATCAAATATTGAGGAGGAAATCCCTCAATTTATTTATATTGATCAAGTCCGTTTACGACAGATTCTCTTTAATGTTGTTGGGAATGCTATCAAATTTACAGAATCAGGCTATATTAAAATACATATTCGTTGCCAATTTTATTTGACAGACACAGAAGAAAAAGTTTGGTTAGAAATTGCTGTTGAGGATACAGGTATTGGTATTGCTCGTGAACAACAACAAAGTATTTTTGAGGCATTTTTTCAAAGTTCAAGTAAGAGCAATCGCAAATATGGGGGTACAGGTTTAGGACTAGCGATAACTAAGCGATTAATGAATATGATGGGGGGAATAATTACACTCCAAAGTGAATTAGGACAAGGTAGTATTTTCACTTTTGTTTTTCCCGCAGTTTCACCTACCACTGAGTTAAAAGAAATAGTTACACAATCATCACTTGACTATGATTTAAACCAGTTTACCCCCAGTACAATTTTAGCTGTAGATGATGTGGTATCAAATCGGAACTTAATTCAGGCATATTTTCATCAAACACATCACCAAATTTTATTAGCAGAAGATGGAAAACAAGCCATTGATTTATTAGAAATATATAATCCAGATTTGATTTTACTAGATTTAAGAATGCCTGTAATAGATGGAAAAGAAGCTGCACAGTATCTCAAGCAAAATGAAAAAACTAAACGTATTCCTATCATTATTTTGACTGCTTCCTCTCAACCTGAAGATAAATATGAACTTGAGCAAATTTGCGAAGGATTTTTATATAAACCTGTTAGTTGTGTCCAACTTGTTAAAGAACTCAAGAAACATTTAGCACCGATAGTAAATATTGAAACTGAGCATCACTTCAATAGCTTAAATAATAGTCAGAAAAAATTACAATCATTAAATATTTATGTGAATGTAGATGAATTATTACTCAAGTTAAAACAGCAAGAAGAAACAACATGGCAGAATGTACGTAAAACCTTTAAAATCCGTGAAATGAAGCAGTTTATCCAGTTGCTAAAAACTTGGGGAAAAGAACATCAGTGTGATTTATTATCAGATTATGCAGAGAATTTGCAAACTAAGTTAGATACTTTTGATATAGACGAAATACCTGGGATTGTAGAGCAGTTTCCATCAGTACGACAAGCCATAGAATCTCTGATATAG
- a CDS encoding ABC transporter ATP-binding protein, with the protein MKTRSNYWLLLPYIRKQWENVAKGFVGIIGYVLATLTLINVAGKLAVPFGEGNVVAIAQLTGICALVFLVRGFFQSVQDLYMARTALRVAFYLRQQVYAHLQKLNLSYFETAKAGDLSYRLTEDVDRVGEVVNKLFHDFIPCVLQLIAIPIYMIYLNWQLTLATVIVAPIMGVLIGWFGERLRKYSLKSQNRISDLSAILTEVFSGIRLIQAFAAENYEIARFSHEAERTLKAKYSAEKLKAIQIPIVGFLEAVSALSLLMVGTWQISQNNLTVGEFFSYLAAAALLIDPIGHTTNNYNEFKQGEASVDRVFELLAIQPTVLENPIAITLPSVNGKVEYRHVTFAYKPGELVLNNISLVVNPGEAIALVGASGAGKTTFVNLLPRFYDPEIGEIFIDDVNIRDVTLNSLRKNIGIVPQETIMFSGTIAQNIAFGQNTFEMAAVEAAAEIANAHKFIMELPEGYQTWVGERGVNLSGGQRQRIAIARAVLLNPQILILDEATSALDSESEALVQEALERLMANRTVLIIAHRLSTVRKCDRILVLEKGQIVESGNHQELLNLAGRYARFYAQQFS; encoded by the coding sequence TTGAAAACACGTTCTAATTATTGGTTACTATTACCCTACATCCGTAAGCAGTGGGAAAATGTCGCTAAGGGGTTTGTTGGTATTATTGGCTATGTGCTGGCTACCTTAACGCTGATTAATGTGGCGGGTAAATTGGCTGTTCCCTTTGGTGAGGGGAATGTGGTGGCGATCGCCCAATTAACGGGTATCTGTGCTTTAGTATTTCTTGTCCGTGGTTTTTTTCAATCTGTACAAGATTTATATATGGCACGGACAGCTTTAAGGGTTGCTTTTTATCTCCGTCAACAGGTTTACGCACATTTACAAAAACTCAATCTTAGCTATTTTGAAACTGCAAAAGCTGGTGATTTATCCTATCGTCTCACGGAAGATGTAGACAGAGTTGGGGAAGTTGTCAATAAGCTTTTTCATGATTTTATTCCCTGTGTTTTGCAGTTAATAGCAATTCCCATTTACATGATTTATTTAAATTGGCAACTAACCTTAGCTACTGTGATTGTTGCCCCAATTATGGGAGTTTTAATTGGTTGGTTTGGGGAACGTTTACGGAAATATTCGCTCAAAAGTCAAAATCGAATTTCTGATTTATCTGCTATTTTAACAGAAGTTTTTAGTGGCATTCGTTTAATTCAAGCTTTTGCCGCCGAAAATTATGAAATTGCTAGATTTAGTCATGAAGCAGAAAGAACTTTAAAGGCTAAATATTCAGCCGAAAAATTAAAAGCCATTCAAATTCCCATTGTGGGATTTTTAGAAGCTGTGAGTGCTTTATCTTTATTAATGGTGGGAACTTGGCAGATTTCCCAAAATAATTTAACCGTAGGAGAATTTTTTAGTTATTTAGCAGCAGCAGCCTTGTTAATTGATCCGATCGGTCATACTACCAATAATTATAATGAATTTAAACAAGGTGAAGCTTCCGTTGATCGGGTATTTGAATTATTAGCTATTCAGCCAACAGTATTAGAAAATCCTATTGCCATTACTCTCCCATCTGTGAATGGTAAAGTGGAATATCGTCATGTTACCTTTGCTTATAAACCAGGAGAGTTAGTATTAAATAATATTAGTTTAGTAGTAAATCCTGGAGAAGCGATCGCCTTAGTTGGTGCTTCCGGTGCTGGTAAAACCACATTTGTGAATCTGTTACCCAGATTTTATGATCCCGAAATTGGCGAGATTTTTATAGATGATGTCAATATTCGGGATGTCACCTTAAATAGCTTAAGAAAAAACATTGGTATAGTTCCCCAAGAAACAATTATGTTTTCCGGAACTATTGCCCAAAATATTGCCTTTGGACAAAATACTTTTGAGATGGCCGCAGTGGAAGCAGCGGCTGAAATTGCTAACGCCCATAAATTTATTATGGAACTACCAGAAGGTTATCAAACTTGGGTAGGTGAGCGTGGTGTCAACTTATCAGGAGGACAAAGACAAAGAATAGCGATCGCCCGTGCTGTACTATTAAACCCACAAATTTTAATACTTGATGAAGCAACATCAGCCTTAGATTCAGAATCAGAAGCCTTAGTACAAGAGGCTTTAGAAAGATTAATGGCAAATCGAACCGTGTTAATTATCGCACATAGATTATCCACAGTCAGAAAATGCGATCGCATTTTAGTCTTAGAAAAAGGGCAAATAGTCGAATCAGGAAATCACCAAGAATTATTAAATCTAGCAGGGAGATATGCACGATTTTATGCCCAACAATTTAGTTAA
- a CDS encoding exopolysaccharide biosynthesis protein, with product MAKLSQELQRYFFEEERPEKVSLADILLLAKERIFGFLLIILSLPSALPVPAPGYSIPFGILIFILAVQLIAGAKTPWLPSKMLNHQMQLSTVQGFMKAGLPWLRRIEGIARPRLSYICTGLAGRIIIGCMIALMAISMMIPIPGTNTLPAIGVFVTAFGLSEDDGAISLGGLVLCLIGGILTTSILFAFIWGGSSLLDIIKTWLGR from the coding sequence ATGGCTAAACTTTCCCAGGAATTACAACGCTATTTTTTTGAAGAAGAAAGACCAGAAAAGGTAAGTTTAGCAGATATTTTACTGCTGGCTAAGGAGAGAATTTTTGGGTTTTTGTTAATTATTCTGTCTCTACCTTCGGCTTTACCAGTCCCTGCACCTGGTTATTCTATTCCTTTTGGGATTCTCATTTTTATTTTAGCAGTACAGTTAATTGCAGGTGCAAAAACTCCCTGGCTACCGTCAAAAATGCTTAATCATCAAATGCAACTTTCTACTGTACAGGGGTTTATGAAAGCGGGACTTCCTTGGTTGCGAAGAATTGAAGGGATCGCTCGTCCTCGTTTATCCTACATTTGTACTGGTTTAGCCGGTAGAATCATTATTGGCTGTATGATTGCTCTGATGGCTATTTCTATGATGATTCCTATCCCTGGGACTAATACTTTACCAGCAATAGGTGTTTTTGTGACTGCCTTTGGCTTGTCGGAGGATGATGGTGCTATTAGTTTGGGTGGTTTAGTTCTATGTTTAATAGGTGGAATTTTAACTACATCAATTTTATTCGCTTTTATCTGGGGTGGTTCTAGTCTGCTAGATATAATCAAGACTTGGTTAGGTAGGTAG
- a CDS encoding VTT domain-containing protein gives MHFDLLQLIKSLGYFGIWGIIFAESGLLFGFFLPGDSLLFTAGFVASQHLLNIWILIVGAFICAVLGDTVGYITGNKLGKKLFQKEDSLFFHKKHIIKTQNFYQKHGIKTIVFARFVPIVRTFAPIVAGIGSMNYRQFFSYNLIGGFFWTFGITFLGFFLGRYLPAEQLDKYLLPIIGLIIVISLLPSILHLIKENRVKKG, from the coding sequence ATGCACTTTGATTTACTACAATTAATTAAATCACTGGGTTATTTTGGAATCTGGGGAATTATTTTTGCAGAATCGGGCTTACTATTTGGTTTTTTTCTGCCTGGTGACAGTCTACTTTTTACGGCTGGATTTGTTGCTTCTCAGCATTTATTGAATATTTGGATTTTAATTGTTGGTGCTTTTATCTGTGCTGTTTTAGGCGATACGGTTGGCTATATCACTGGCAACAAATTGGGTAAAAAACTATTTCAAAAAGAAGATTCATTATTTTTTCATAAAAAACATATTATTAAAACACAAAATTTTTATCAAAAACATGGTATAAAAACTATCGTTTTCGCCAGATTTGTTCCTATTGTTCGGACTTTTGCACCCATTGTTGCTGGTATTGGTTCTATGAACTACCGCCAATTTTTTTCTTACAACCTCATTGGCGGTTTTTTCTGGACATTTGGCATAACTTTTTTAGGTTTTTTCCTGGGTAGATATTTACCCGCAGAACAGCTAGATAAGTATCTGTTACCAATAATAGGTTTAATTATTGTGATTTCTTTATTGCCGTCAATTCTGCATCTAATCAAAGAAAATAGAGTTAAAAAAGGTTAG
- the pgl gene encoding 6-phosphogluconolactonase, with translation MNKTVEILPDLPALVARGLDLILSKLATAIQERGQFSIALSGGSTPKPLYEAIGNQNLPWDKIHVFWGDERYVPADHPDSNELMARRAWLDRVAIPAANIHAVPTLSGNPTVDAAEHEKHLQAFFGSAPGKFPQLDVVLLGMGDDAHTASLFPHTEALSVSDRLVTVGNKDGNPRITFTYPFINAARSVIFLAAGANKRPALAQVFAPAADDFAYPSRLIKPQGELIWLLDQAAGLELKP, from the coding sequence ATGAACAAAACGGTTGAAATTTTACCGGATTTACCGGCATTAGTAGCACGGGGACTAGATTTAATTCTATCCAAGTTGGCAACTGCCATTCAAGAAAGGGGGCAATTTAGCATTGCTTTATCTGGTGGTAGCACACCTAAACCTTTATATGAAGCAATAGGTAATCAAAACCTACCTTGGGATAAAATTCATGTTTTTTGGGGTGATGAACGTTATGTTCCAGCAGATCACCCTGATAGCAATGAACTAATGGCACGTCGTGCATGGTTAGATCGGGTTGCTATTCCAGCAGCTAATATTCATGCCGTGCCAACTTTATCAGGAAATCCAACAGTAGATGCGGCTGAACATGAAAAGCATCTGCAAGCATTTTTCGGTTCTGCTCCAGGAAAATTTCCTCAATTAGATGTAGTTTTATTGGGAATGGGTGATGATGCTCACACTGCATCTCTTTTTCCCCACACAGAAGCTTTAAGTGTAAGCGATCGCTTGGTTACTGTAGGTAACAAAGATGGTAATCCCCGCATTACTTTCACCTACCCATTTATCAATGCTGCCAGAAGTGTAATTTTTTTGGCAGCTGGTGCAAATAAAAGACCTGCGTTAGCCCAAGTTTTTGCTCCAGCAGCTGATGATTTTGCCTATCCATCCCGCTTGATTAAACCTCAAGGAGAATTGATATGGCTGCTAGATCAAGCAGCAGGTTTGGAACTCAAACCATAA
- a CDS encoding FHA domain-containing protein yields the protein MIVCPNCNHPNPDGAVQCEACYTPLPATTSCPSCGATVQADAAFCGQCGYNLHSHAAPASVEPTVVAETITANAPVEVPPLVAPDPMLELLQSDPLGVAAPATPAAASNLPPTVVSPAPQPIQTPPPPVPTPAPEAVAPPPPPVPIPAPEAVTPPPPPVPTPAPEAVTPPPPPVPTPAPEAVTPPPPPVPTPVSEAEPVGASRTQLQQVVARLFHVQSNQEIELPQNLSVIHIGKPNDRIPPDIDVAGFSNSEIVSRVHADIRIEGGSHYIEDVGSSNGTYINNLPLLPGNRHRLRPGDRISLGKGDLVTFLFQLS from the coding sequence ATGATCGTCTGCCCAAATTGCAATCATCCTAATCCAGATGGCGCTGTGCAATGCGAAGCTTGTTACACGCCTTTACCAGCAACTACTAGCTGCCCTAGTTGTGGGGCAACTGTACAGGCAGATGCTGCTTTTTGTGGTCAGTGTGGCTACAATTTACATTCTCATGCAGCCCCAGCCTCAGTAGAACCAACAGTGGTGGCAGAAACAATTACTGCTAATGCTCCCGTGGAAGTACCACCTTTGGTTGCACCTGATCCAATGTTAGAACTTTTACAATCTGATCCTTTAGGGGTAGCTGCTCCTGCTACTCCTGCCGCTGCTTCTAATCTACCACCCACAGTAGTCTCACCAGCACCACAACCTATACAAACTCCACCACCTCCAGTACCTACACCTGCACCGGAAGCGGTTGCACCTCCACCACCTCCAGTACCTATACCTGCACCGGAAGCAGTTACACCTCCACCACCTCCAGTACCTACACCTGCACCGGAAGCAGTTACACCTCCACCACCTCCAGTACCTACACCTGCACCGGAAGCAGTTACACCTCCACCACCTCCAGTACCTACACCTGTATCAGAAGCAGAACCAGTAGGTGCATCTAGAACCCAATTACAACAAGTTGTAGCACGGTTATTCCATGTACAAAGTAATCAAGAAATTGAATTACCACAAAACCTGTCTGTAATTCATATAGGCAAGCCTAATGATCGTATTCCTCCAGATATTGATGTGGCGGGATTTTCTAATTCAGAAATTGTCTCACGGGTTCATGCAGATATTCGGATTGAAGGGGGTTCTCACTATATAGAAGATGTGGGTAGTTCCAACGGTACTTACATTAATAATCTACCGCTGTTACCAGGAAATAGACACCGTTTGCGTCCTGGCGATCGCATCAGTTTAGGTAAGGGAGATTTGGTAACTTTCTTATTTCAACTCTCTTAG